A genome region from Candidatus Bathyarchaeota archaeon includes the following:
- a CDS encoding thiolase domain-containing protein (catalyzes the synthesis of acetoacetyl coenzyme A from two molecules of acetyl coenzyme A; it can also act as a thiolase, catalyzing the reverse reaction and generating two-carbon units from the four-carbon product of fatty acid oxidation) → PAYYALHATAHMAKYGTTEDDLALVSVKNHKYANMNPVAHFHREITVKDALESPVIAWPLKLYDCCPVTDGAAAIVLASEEKVKELKIDTPVWIEGVGSSSGTANLTNRESYVGLTAAVLASRRALKDAKVSPSDIEVATVHDCFTIAEIMAYEDIGFCKKGEGAKLIREGQTEIGGKIPVNVDGGLKAKGHPIGATGCSMIYELTKQLREETKSRQRQAPLKNYIALAHNVGGTGHYCYVTILRR, encoded by the coding sequence CCCAGCTTATTATGCACTGCATGCAACAGCTCACATGGCAAAGTATGGAACAACCGAAGACGATCTGGCATTAGTCAGCGTGAAAAATCACAAGTATGCTAATATGAATCCTGTAGCCCACTTCCACCGTGAGATAACAGTTAAAGACGCGTTAGAGTCGCCAGTTATAGCTTGGCCCCTCAAATTGTACGATTGTTGTCCAGTGACTGACGGGGCCGCTGCAATTGTCTTAGCTTCGGAGGAAAAGGTCAAAGAGCTGAAGATCGACACACCAGTCTGGATTGAAGGCGTAGGGTCATCATCTGGTACAGCGAATTTGACAAACAGAGAAAGTTACGTGGGCCTTACAGCCGCTGTCCTTGCATCAAGGCGAGCCCTCAAGGATGCTAAAGTTAGCCCAAGCGACATTGAAGTTGCCACTGTCCACGATTGTTTCACGATCGCCGAGATAATGGCCTACGAAGATATAGGCTTTTGTAAGAAAGGTGAAGGAGCAAAGCTGATCCGCGAAGGGCAGACCGAAATAGGAGGCAAAATACCTGTTAACGTAGATGGGGGCCTAAAGGCTAAGGGGCATCCAATCGGGGCAACTGGATGTTCAATGATATACGAATTGACAAAGCAACTCCGAGAAGAAACAAAATCGAGACAGAGACAAGCTCCTCTAAAAAATTATATCGCTCTCGCCCACAATGTCGGAGGAACTGGTCACTACTGCTACGTGACCATACTGAGGAGGTGA